One Pullulanibacillus sp. KACC 23026 DNA segment encodes these proteins:
- a CDS encoding acyl-CoA carboxylase subunit beta, which translates to MSNMNERYQELKINIYTGGAEKYHDKLREAGKLFVRDRLALLFDEGDFQIEDGLFANVQAGNLPADGVVTAMGSINGQTVCVMANDSTVKAGSWGARTVEKIIRIQETAEKLQVPLLYLVDSAGARITDQLEMFPNRRGAGRIFHNQVRLSGMIPQICLLFGPSAAGGAYIPAFCDVVFMVDKNASMYLGSPRMAEKVIGEKVTLEEMGGARMHCTVSGCGDLLASTEEEVIRKAREYLSYFPKNFKEKPRMMKGIEPVVTRTITEMVPENQNAPFNMYDLIAALVDDQSFFEIKKLFAPELITGLARLNGRVVGIIANQPKVKGGVLFVDSADKGAKFITLCDAFNIPLLFLADVPGFMIGTKVEHAGIIRHGAKLIAAMSQATVPKISVIVRKAYGAGLYAMAGPAFEPDCCLALPTAQIAVMGPEAAVNAVYSNKIQAIEDPKERIRFVMEKQAEYKDEIDIYKLASEMIIDDIVTGEQLREVLIARFTRYESKQVSFGVRKHPVYPV; encoded by the coding sequence ATGTCAAACATGAACGAGCGTTATCAAGAATTAAAGATAAACATCTACACGGGTGGTGCGGAAAAATACCATGACAAATTGCGAGAAGCCGGCAAGCTCTTTGTCAGAGATCGGTTAGCCCTTTTATTTGATGAGGGGGATTTTCAAATTGAGGACGGCCTCTTTGCTAACGTTCAGGCGGGGAATTTACCAGCCGATGGTGTTGTAACCGCCATGGGTTCAATCAATGGTCAAACGGTTTGCGTTATGGCCAATGATTCAACGGTTAAAGCAGGTTCGTGGGGGGCGAGGACGGTTGAAAAGATTATCCGAATCCAGGAAACCGCTGAAAAGTTGCAGGTCCCTCTTCTCTATCTCGTCGATTCTGCCGGAGCGCGGATCACTGATCAATTAGAGATGTTCCCCAATCGAAGAGGAGCCGGACGGATTTTTCACAATCAAGTCCGTTTATCAGGCATGATTCCGCAAATCTGTCTGTTATTTGGCCCTTCTGCTGCTGGAGGCGCGTATATCCCTGCTTTTTGTGATGTGGTGTTTATGGTGGATAAGAATGCATCGATGTATTTAGGGTCACCGCGGATGGCGGAGAAGGTCATTGGGGAGAAGGTCACACTCGAAGAAATGGGCGGGGCACGCATGCACTGTACCGTGAGCGGATGCGGGGATCTGCTCGCCTCTACTGAAGAAGAAGTGATTCGAAAAGCCCGTGAGTACTTATCCTACTTTCCTAAGAATTTTAAAGAAAAGCCGCGCATGATGAAAGGGATTGAACCTGTGGTGACGAGAACCATTACGGAAATGGTGCCAGAAAATCAAAACGCTCCCTTTAACATGTATGATCTTATAGCGGCACTTGTGGATGATCAAAGTTTTTTTGAAATCAAGAAACTTTTTGCTCCTGAATTAATTACGGGTTTGGCCCGTTTGAATGGCAGGGTAGTCGGCATCATCGCGAATCAGCCGAAAGTCAAAGGTGGAGTGTTGTTTGTTGACTCGGCTGATAAAGGAGCTAAATTTATTACGCTTTGTGATGCTTTTAATATTCCGCTACTCTTCTTAGCTGATGTCCCAGGGTTTATGATTGGAACAAAGGTAGAACATGCAGGAATAATCCGGCACGGTGCCAAGCTTATTGCCGCGATGAGTCAGGCGACAGTTCCTAAGATTTCTGTCATTGTACGAAAGGCTTACGGTGCTGGGCTTTATGCGATGGCGGGTCCTGCATTTGAGCCGGATTGCTGTCTAGCGCTGCCTACTGCTCAAATTGCGGTTATGGGGCCTGAGGCTGCCGTCAATGCGGTCTATTCGAATAAAATTCAAGCCATAGAGGACCCAAAAGAACGAATTCGCTTTGTAATGGAAAAACAGGCGGAGTACAAAGATGAAATTGACATTTATAAGCTTGCCTCAGAGATGATCATTGATGATATCGTGACAGGAGAACAACTGAGAGAGGTTTTAATAGCCCGATTTACCCGTTATGAGTCAAAACAGGTGTCTTTTGGCGTTCGAAAACATCCTGTTTATCCAGTCTAA
- a CDS encoding acetyl-CoA carboxylase biotin carboxyl carrier protein subunit, protein MKTIEASMAGTVLTIHVKVGDHVQSGDTAIVLESMKMEIPIESPESGTVTEIRVAEGDFVNESDVLVVLE, encoded by the coding sequence ATGAAGACAATCGAAGCAAGCATGGCAGGGACTGTCTTAACGATTCATGTTAAGGTTGGAGATCACGTTCAATCAGGTGATACGGCAATTGTGTTAGAGTCGATGAAAATGGAAATCCCCATTGAGAGCCCCGAAAGCGGAACGGTAACGGAAATTAGAGTGGCAGAAGGCGATTTTGTAAATGAAAGTGATGTGCTCGTTGTCTTAGAGTAA
- a CDS encoding acetyl-CoA carboxylase biotin carboxylase subunit yields MKRLLIANRGEIAARIIRTCKRLGIETIAVYSDADQELPYIKDATLNVRIGEPPSQKSYMNQDVILETAKKYKADAIHPGYGFLSENASFAESVLESGLTFIGPKPYAIRAMGDKIQARQLMKQAGVPIVDGSEAACETVESAVQLANEIGYPVMLKASAGGGGIGMQVCENEQVLRKAFATNAKRAQTYFGNASMFVEKVIENGRHIEIQIVADSFGNVVHLFERDCSVQRRNQKVIEESPSPFLSDALRERMAEAAIRAAKAVDYCNAGTVEFIVAPDESFYFLEMNTRLQVEHPVTELITGEDLVEWQIRVAEGNPLPKEQHEISRTGHAIECRLYAEDPQTFLPSPGKLKVFSIPEKRGIRIDQGYEEGNTVTPFYDPMIAKIIASGETRDEAIDKALAFFEAMKIEGIKTNAPLFVELLKESDFKRGHYTTQLLNSRRNS; encoded by the coding sequence GTGAAGCGATTGCTGATTGCCAATAGAGGTGAAATTGCGGCCCGGATTATCCGAACTTGTAAGCGTCTTGGTATTGAAACCATTGCGGTCTACTCGGATGCCGACCAAGAGCTCCCGTATATTAAAGATGCCACCTTGAATGTCCGAATCGGTGAGCCTCCTTCTCAGAAGTCGTACATGAATCAGGATGTGATTCTTGAGACGGCTAAGAAGTATAAGGCGGATGCCATTCATCCTGGCTATGGCTTTTTGTCTGAGAATGCAAGCTTTGCGGAGAGCGTTTTAGAGTCCGGCTTAACTTTTATTGGACCAAAGCCATATGCGATTCGGGCTATGGGGGATAAGATTCAGGCAAGGCAGCTTATGAAGCAAGCAGGGGTTCCGATTGTAGATGGAAGTGAAGCAGCTTGTGAAACTGTTGAGTCTGCCGTTCAATTAGCAAATGAAATCGGCTATCCTGTCATGTTGAAAGCAAGTGCCGGCGGTGGCGGGATTGGTATGCAGGTGTGTGAAAATGAACAAGTATTAAGAAAAGCTTTTGCAACGAATGCCAAACGGGCGCAAACGTATTTTGGAAACGCTTCAATGTTTGTTGAAAAAGTGATTGAAAATGGACGGCATATTGAAATTCAGATCGTTGCAGACAGCTTCGGCAATGTCGTCCACTTATTCGAACGTGATTGTTCAGTCCAGCGCAGGAATCAAAAAGTCATTGAAGAATCACCTTCTCCCTTTTTGAGCGACGCGTTGCGTGAGCGGATGGCAGAGGCGGCGATACGAGCAGCAAAAGCTGTCGATTATTGCAACGCAGGAACCGTGGAATTTATCGTTGCTCCAGATGAAAGCTTTTATTTTCTTGAAATGAACACGCGATTACAGGTTGAACATCCGGTAACCGAACTCATAACGGGAGAAGATCTAGTGGAATGGCAAATACGGGTGGCGGAGGGAAACCCTCTACCTAAAGAGCAGCACGAAATCAGTCGGACGGGTCATGCCATTGAATGCCGTCTCTATGCGGAGGATCCTCAAACCTTCTTGCCTTCACCTGGAAAGCTTAAGGTATTTTCTATCCCAGAAAAAAGAGGAATACGCATCGATCAAGGCTATGAAGAAGGAAATACGGTCACCCCTTTCTATGATCCGATGATTGCGAAAATCATTGCTTCTGGTGAAACGCGTGATGAAGCCATAGATAAGGCTCTTGCTTTCTTTGAAGCCATGAAGATCGAAGGGATTAAAACGAATGCACCATTATTTGTGGAGTTGCTAAAAGAATCCGATTTTAAAAGAGGTCATTATACAACTCAATTATTGAATTCGAGGAGGAATTCGTGA
- a CDS encoding RsfA family transcriptional regulator, with protein sequence MSAIRQDAWTDDEDLLLAETVLRHIREGSTQLSAFEEVGKTLSRTPAACGFRWNSLIRKRYENAISLAKKQRKELNKKNKVGNKRKERPFIKLMDSSADHSDEQDLNLSQVIEFLKQLEQQSASRVTDEELALLKEENESLKQQAELLKRESEQLKKDFLMMKEDYQALIQIMDRARRYSEPSNIQSDNEWGEVTEALSVQSKKD encoded by the coding sequence ATGTCAGCTATTCGTCAAGATGCGTGGACAGATGATGAGGATTTGCTGCTGGCCGAAACGGTTTTAAGACATATACGTGAAGGTAGTACACAGCTTTCCGCCTTTGAGGAAGTAGGGAAAACCTTATCCCGTACCCCAGCGGCTTGTGGGTTTCGCTGGAACTCCTTAATTCGAAAACGCTATGAAAATGCGATTAGTTTAGCCAAAAAGCAACGAAAAGAATTGAATAAGAAAAATAAAGTTGGAAATAAGAGAAAAGAAAGACCGTTTATCAAGCTGATGGATTCATCAGCTGACCATTCAGATGAACAAGACTTAAACTTATCACAGGTTATTGAATTCCTTAAACAATTAGAACAGCAATCCGCGAGCCGAGTGACAGATGAGGAATTAGCCCTTCTAAAAGAAGAGAATGAAAGCCTCAAACAACAAGCTGAGTTACTTAAGCGGGAGAGTGAACAGTTAAAGAAAGATTTCTTAATGATGAAAGAGGATTATCAGGCGCTCATCCAGATTATGGACCGGGCAAGACGGTATTCAGAGCCTTCTAACATCCAAAGTGATAATGAATGGGGAGAAGTGACAGAAGCACTCTCTGTCCAATCGAAGAAGGATTAA
- the tnpA gene encoding IS200/IS605 family transposase, with protein sequence MSKPDVNSLAHTKWNCKYHIVFAPKYRRQIIYGKLKKDIGMILRQLCERKGVEIIEAEACKDHIHMLVSIPPKISVSSFVGYLKGKSSLMIFDRHANLKYRYGNRKFWCKGFYVDTVGRNKKVIEEYIRNQLQEDVVAEQLSMFEYIDPFTGEEIKNKNKKK encoded by the coding sequence ATGTCAAAACCTGATGTTAACAGTTTAGCACACACCAAATGGAATTGTAAGTATCACATTGTTTTTGCACCAAAGTATAGAAGACAAATTATATATGGGAAACTTAAAAAGGATATAGGAATGATCTTAAGACAATTATGTGAAAGAAAAGGTGTAGAAATTATTGAAGCCGAAGCATGTAAAGATCACATACATATGCTTGTAAGTATTCCACCTAAAATAAGTGTTTCATCTTTTGTTGGATATTTGAAAGGGAAAAGTAGTTTAATGATTTTTGACCGACATGCCAATTTAAAATATCGGTATGGGAATCGAAAATTTTGGTGTAAAGGATTTTATGTTGATACAGTAGGAAGAAATAAGAAAGTAATTGAAGAATACATTCGAAACCAGTTACAAGAGGACGTAGTTGCAGAACAATTAAGCATGTTTGAATATATAGATCCATTCACAGGAGAAGAGATTAAGAATAAAAACAAGAAAAAATAA